Proteins found in one Methylobacter sp. S3L5C genomic segment:
- a CDS encoding transposase family protein, translating to MTPYAQLPRHKPEEFLRTVGLSPEDFLHLHGKLVTYLDEQKVLNPLTRRGRKDSKMALEDRLLLTLYYLRHYPTLINLAAVFDISESYCHKIYTRTVRLLIKIEKLPNRKALLEDPAATVVIDVSEQPIERPVKNQKAYFSGKKTPHDQSPTRDLPIDDDYTLRSDR from the coding sequence ATGACTCCTTATGCCCAATTGCCAAGACACAAGCCTGAAGAATTTTTAAGGACTGTCGGCCTGTCACCAGAAGATTTTCTGCATCTTCACGGTAAGCTGGTGACTTACCTGGACGAACAAAAAGTCCTTAATCCACTGACTAGACGGGGACGAAAAGACTCCAAGATGGCTTTGGAAGACCGCTTGTTACTGACACTCTATTATCTTCGTCACTATCCGACGTTGATAAATCTGGCTGCGGTCTTCGACATCAGCGAATCGTATTGCCATAAAATCTATACTCGCACTGTAAGACTATTGATCAAAATCGAAAAACTGCCCAACCGCAAAGCACTGTTGGAAGATCCCGCAGCTACCGTGGTCATTGATGTTTCGGAGCAGCCTATCGAGCGCCCTGTTAAAAACCAGAAAGCGTACTTTTCAGGAAAAAAAACGCCACACGATCAAAGTCCAACTCGTGATCTGCCTATTGACGATGACTATACTCTCCGTAGTGATAGGTAA
- a CDS encoding transposase family protein, whose amino-acid sequence MICLLTMTILSVVIGKGQQHDFSIFKDSRLLLHPDALLLADSGYQGIKKHHQNSTLPVKKKKGQPLSAEDKADNKALSKQRIFIEHVNRRCKIFRIAKDVYRGKHKHYSLTWNLVAALVNLRYGCI is encoded by the coding sequence GTGATCTGCCTATTGACGATGACTATACTCTCCGTAGTGATAGGTAAAGGTCAACAGCATGATTTTTCGATCTTCAAAGATAGCCGTCTATTGTTACATCCTGATGCCCTGTTGTTGGCGGATTCCGGATACCAAGGGATAAAGAAACACCATCAGAACTCGACTCTACCGGTTAAAAAGAAAAAAGGCCAACCGCTTTCGGCAGAAGACAAAGCCGATAATAAGGCACTATCAAAACAGCGTATTTTTATTGAGCATGTTAATCGCCGATGCAAAATTTTCAGGATTGCCAAAGATGTTTATCGGGGCAAACACAAGCATTACTCCTTGACATGGAATTTAGTGGCTGCTCTTGTTAACTTACGCTATGGCTGTATTTAG
- a CDS encoding DUF3466 family protein produces MKYINNKFLLLVILTILTVYSNCVFSINTGAIGDTNLNVMPIPVAITGYDDGRIYDQGMNLTSLKDAYTFSTIIFSGRSTIGHRLLRDLRANTASTDKRDNSNMVILNKSINEGNGNTLLSVQARMSTDKSMKYFITDIGTLGGTESFAYSISNSGEVIGSSRLLGDTETHSFLYKNGKIMDLYPFNSENIQTAGSISTNGDQIASGAINNGIYYPAIYNIKTSKITILDSLGGITPYKFNGVATSINNSGQAVGYSYINNINRHAFLYNKGAVTDIGSFGGYSGATAINNKGMIAGFSSDLYNGRAHAFFYTNGVMKDIDPVAPLDFSRSESYARDINKNGAVVGEFLTKDQSAFHGFLYSKGVFTDLGSNSSPETVPFGINDQDQIVGVKYSPYNDVCFDPNSGFVPCIKYEAHAFFYDKKKLIDLNTLNIPNAEWKLSWAFDINNDGQIVGYGLVDDKFRAFLLTPATNEGQCKKGDWKSYGFNDQNACFMFVKTGK; encoded by the coding sequence ATGAAATATATAAATAATAAATTTCTTCTTCTAGTTATCCTCACAATTCTAACTGTATATTCCAATTGTGTTTTTTCAATTAATACCGGGGCTATAGGAGATACTAATCTAAATGTGATGCCAATACCTGTTGCCATTACCGGTTATGATGATGGAAGGATTTATGATCAAGGAATGAATTTAACTTCGTTGAAAGACGCTTACACTTTTAGCACCATTATATTCAGTGGGCGCTCGACAATAGGTCACCGATTATTAAGGGATTTGAGAGCGAACACTGCCTCGACTGACAAGCGAGATAATAGCAACATGGTTATTCTCAATAAAAGTATAAATGAAGGTAACGGGAATACTTTGTTGTCTGTTCAAGCCAGAATGAGTACTGATAAGTCCATGAAATATTTTATTACCGATATAGGAACATTGGGAGGAACGGAAAGTTTTGCTTACAGCATCAGTAATTCTGGAGAAGTCATTGGATCATCTCGATTGTTAGGGGATACGGAAACGCATTCCTTCCTCTACAAAAACGGTAAAATAATGGATCTTTATCCTTTCAATAGTGAGAACATACAGACTGCCGGATCAATAAGCACTAACGGTGATCAAATTGCCAGCGGAGCAATTAACAACGGTATTTACTACCCCGCCATATATAATATTAAAACCAGTAAAATTACTATTCTTGATTCTCTTGGGGGTATTACACCCTACAAATTCAATGGCGTTGCCACCTCTATTAATAACAGTGGACAAGCTGTTGGATATTCATATATCAATAATATTAATCGACATGCATTTCTATATAACAAGGGTGCGGTAACCGATATTGGTTCTTTTGGTGGTTATAGTGGCGCTACTGCTATTAATAATAAAGGTATGATTGCCGGATTCTCTTCCGACCTATATAACGGCAGAGCCCATGCCTTTTTTTATACTAATGGCGTTATGAAAGACATTGACCCGGTTGCCCCATTAGACTTTAGCAGATCGGAAAGTTATGCCAGAGACATTAATAAAAATGGGGCGGTCGTCGGTGAGTTTCTTACCAAGGACCAAAGTGCTTTCCATGGCTTCCTATACAGTAAAGGAGTTTTTACTGATCTTGGCTCCAACAGTAGTCCAGAAACAGTCCCTTTTGGTATTAATGATCAGGATCAAATTGTTGGGGTTAAATATAGTCCATATAATGATGTTTGTTTTGATCCCAATTCGGGTTTTGTTCCTTGCATTAAGTATGAAGCGCATGCTTTCTTTTATGACAAAAAAAAGCTGATTGATCTGAACACGCTGAATATACCAAACGCTGAGTGGAAGTTAAGTTGGGCATTTGATATCAATAATGATGGGCAAATTGTCGGATATGGATTAGTTGATGATAAATTCCGTGCTTTCCTTTTGACACCCGCTACCAATGAGGGGCAATGCAAGAAGGGCGATTGGAAGAGTTATGGCTTTAATGACCAGAATGCATGTTTCATGTTCGTTAAAACTGGGAAGTGA
- a CDS encoding exo-beta-1,3-glucanase has protein sequence MKHIPWLLLIFSLFAMQNSHAENTAPPLQCVAFSPYVNQLSPHQGNAPSAELIGILLDTLIKQTPFRCIMTYGVLDGLEAIFPAAKQRDFKVIAILWLDENKTKNSESISQGIALAQQYPETIIRLSCGSEVRTRNAYSLDDETDRCLKALREAKVTQPIGVNDTWWEWCNQTSPCQKNHFSDQVDWIGINIFPWWENRFFDDLFCLSSEQAADFHLARWQDVTNANPTKEVIVTEFGWPSGPKDQPQIGLKTNKSCGIANREKQQHVIETTFKKFAEKQVTGIAFEAFSEIWKPTVTDSNFEHFWGLCDNMPPYTCHVAF, from the coding sequence ATGAAACATATTCCGTGGTTATTATTAATTTTTTCGTTATTTGCGATGCAAAACAGTCACGCAGAAAACACAGCGCCACCTTTACAATGCGTGGCATTTAGCCCGTATGTCAATCAACTCTCACCTCACCAGGGTAACGCTCCAAGCGCAGAGTTAATTGGCATATTACTGGACACACTCATTAAACAAACGCCGTTTCGTTGCATTATGACTTATGGTGTTTTGGATGGACTGGAGGCAATTTTCCCCGCTGCGAAGCAGCGTGATTTTAAAGTTATTGCTATTTTATGGCTCGATGAAAATAAAACGAAAAATTCAGAATCAATTTCTCAGGGGATCGCCTTAGCGCAACAATATCCTGAAACAATTATTCGCTTAAGTTGTGGTTCGGAGGTAAGAACGCGTAATGCCTATTCCCTTGACGATGAAACTGATCGTTGCTTAAAGGCGCTTCGCGAGGCTAAAGTAACGCAACCAATTGGCGTAAATGATACGTGGTGGGAATGGTGTAATCAAACCTCGCCTTGTCAAAAAAATCATTTTAGCGATCAAGTCGATTGGATAGGCATTAATATTTTTCCCTGGTGGGAAAATCGGTTTTTTGATGATTTGTTCTGCCTTTCCTCAGAACAAGCGGCGGATTTTCATTTGGCGCGCTGGCAAGATGTCACTAATGCAAATCCAACAAAAGAAGTCATTGTTACTGAATTTGGCTGGCCATCGGGTCCGAAAGATCAGCCTCAAATTGGATTAAAAACAAATAAATCCTGCGGTATTGCCAATAGAGAAAAACAACAGCACGTTATTGAAACCACATTTAAAAAATTTGCAGAAAAACAGGTTACCGGTATTGCTTTCGAGGCATTTTCAGAAATATGGAAACCGACTGTAACTGATAGTAACTTTGAGCATTTCTGGGGCTTATGCGACAACATGCCACCTTATACTTGCCATGTTGCATTTTGA